In a single window of the Anaerocolumna cellulosilytica genome:
- a CDS encoding DUF1961 family protein translates to MQPFNAPIPFIKETLLYENALKEKEDIQNFILEGQAKICFDNQCMILKNALDNGLGQKANYVLWCPEIFPANIKITWEFRPVTDVGLCILFFGAGGKEGKDLFDTTLTKRTGEYPQYHSGDINAFHISYFRRKEPDERAFHTCNLRKSFGFHLVAQGADPLPSAKDCVDFYKMEVIKYKNTVAFSINGLVVFTYEDDGDTYGPLLTEGRIGFRQLAPLTAAYRNLKIFELNEYSIEAV, encoded by the coding sequence TTGCAGCCTTTTAATGCACCAATACCGTTTATTAAGGAAACATTACTGTATGAAAATGCTCTGAAAGAAAAGGAGGATATTCAGAATTTTATCCTTGAAGGACAGGCGAAGATTTGCTTTGATAACCAATGTATGATATTAAAAAATGCTTTGGACAATGGATTAGGTCAGAAGGCCAATTATGTTCTATGGTGTCCTGAAATCTTTCCTGCGAATATTAAGATTACTTGGGAGTTTCGTCCTGTAACCGATGTTGGTTTATGTATTTTGTTCTTTGGAGCAGGCGGAAAAGAAGGGAAGGATTTGTTTGATACAACTCTTACAAAGCGGACAGGTGAGTATCCACAATATCATAGTGGTGATATCAATGCCTTTCATATTTCTTACTTTCGTAGAAAAGAGCCGGACGAAAGAGCCTTTCATACCTGCAATCTTCGCAAAAGCTTCGGTTTCCATCTGGTAGCCCAGGGAGCGGACCCTCTGCCGTCTGCCAAGGACTGTGTGGATTTTTATAAGATGGAGGTTATAAAGTATAAGAATACCGTAGCCTTTTCCATCAATGGATTAGTAGTATTTACATATGAAGATGACGGAGATACGTATGGGCCTCTATTAACGGAAGGCAGAATTGGATTTCGTCAATTAGCGCCTCTAACAGCAGCCTACAGGAATCTGAAAATATTTGAACTAAATGAGTATTCTATAGAAGCAGTATAA
- a CDS encoding exo-rhamnogalacturonan lyase family protein, producing the protein MAINMLLHNLGNREKVGYTTWGCMWEKGHCTLETGFILKNEAKVQVPMQSRVTAYWPDGSVKWTSHTADAARLGDSIEVLIGSESEKKEKIELKRSEEKLTVLAGSMVVTLALKGNELFQTAAYEGKTYLADATPVLMLEEPSVWEGNPVKIEKKYTPRITEVTVEEEGELQVILKYTGHHELVTGEEKIPFHIRMKIGLNSPRLDFVHTFYYDGDEEKDFLKGLGIRFHSPLKGELYNRHVRFMGDNGVFHESLAQLLTWRPRIPEDIYKRQVKGQLLVLEGEDKKLVDTVMKAMPFWSEYDLCQDSASHYLIRKKIKDENCCYLDSLHGNRTEGGAAFGSEQGSVLFSIRDFWEKYPSGYTFKNLDTDVCEATIWFWSPKAETMDFRHYANRGYNQVYYEGYDYKGATPYGIACTSECSVKVSDKLIPSDKEITQFAQNVKQPVQYIGTPEFYHRMKAFGYWSLPTRNTQTENWLEEQLERAVAFYAMEVKQRNWYGMFNYGDFMHTYDKERHQWRYDMGGYAWDNTELVPTLWLWYAFMRTGREEIFTLAEKLSRHASEVDVYHLGKYKGLGSRHNVRHWGCPCKEARIAMAAHHRFYYYLTGDRRFEDIFEELKDNEMTFLNKDPLGDFYAKEEMVYKSHARSGPDWSSLCANWMTRWERFNDKKYRDKITTGIEDIKKAPLKLISGPDFEFDPASVRLRYIGENAAGGTHLQICMGAPQVFMELADLLEDEEWKKMIADYGRFYYLPREEQIKESGGIIGKREFSLPFMAAAMGAYGANYLKDDTLAERTWRILLQTLISEGNHDGFKEQQIENKGNQKTLIEIPWITTNFVAQWCLNVIVVLAFIREKLPKTLEEVDKLVEDMSAEGFRKA; encoded by the coding sequence ATGGCTATTAATATGTTATTGCATAATCTTGGAAATAGAGAGAAAGTTGGTTACACTACCTGGGGGTGTATGTGGGAAAAGGGGCATTGCACCTTGGAAACGGGATTTATCTTGAAAAATGAAGCCAAAGTGCAGGTGCCTATGCAGAGCCGTGTTACCGCATATTGGCCGGACGGGTCTGTAAAATGGACCTCTCATACGGCAGATGCAGCCCGTTTAGGAGATTCTATAGAGGTTCTTATAGGGAGTGAATCTGAGAAAAAAGAAAAGATAGAATTGAAACGAAGTGAAGAAAAACTTACGGTATTAGCAGGAAGCATGGTAGTAACTTTAGCTCTTAAAGGCAATGAGCTATTTCAGACCGCAGCCTATGAAGGAAAAACGTACTTAGCGGATGCAACACCTGTATTAATGCTGGAAGAACCGTCAGTTTGGGAGGGTAATCCAGTTAAAATAGAGAAAAAGTATACACCTAGAATCACCGAAGTGACGGTTGAGGAAGAAGGAGAATTGCAGGTTATCTTAAAATATACCGGACATCATGAACTGGTTACAGGAGAAGAAAAGATACCGTTTCATATTCGGATGAAGATTGGTTTAAATAGTCCCCGGTTAGACTTTGTACATACCTTTTATTACGATGGTGACGAAGAAAAGGACTTTTTAAAAGGACTTGGAATTCGTTTTCACTCTCCTTTAAAGGGGGAACTGTATAACCGCCATGTAAGATTTATGGGTGATAATGGTGTGTTTCATGAAAGTTTAGCGCAGTTATTAACCTGGAGACCGCGTATCCCGGAAGATATTTATAAGAGACAAGTAAAAGGACAGCTCCTTGTACTGGAAGGTGAAGATAAAAAACTGGTAGATACAGTAATGAAAGCAATGCCTTTCTGGAGTGAATATGACTTATGTCAGGATAGTGCCAGTCATTATTTGATTCGAAAAAAGATTAAGGATGAAAATTGCTGTTACCTGGACAGTCTACATGGAAATCGGACAGAAGGTGGAGCAGCCTTTGGCTCGGAACAGGGTTCAGTGCTATTTTCAATTCGTGACTTCTGGGAAAAATACCCTTCTGGGTATACGTTTAAAAATTTGGACACCGATGTTTGTGAAGCTACTATATGGTTTTGGTCGCCGAAAGCAGAGACCATGGATTTTAGACATTATGCTAACAGAGGCTATAATCAGGTGTACTACGAAGGGTATGACTATAAAGGTGCAACACCTTACGGAATCGCCTGCACCAGTGAGTGTTCGGTAAAGGTTTCTGATAAATTGATACCCTCAGATAAAGAAATCACCCAGTTTGCGCAAAATGTAAAACAACCAGTGCAATACATTGGTACACCAGAGTTTTACCACCGTATGAAAGCGTTTGGCTACTGGTCCCTGCCGACGCGCAATACGCAGACGGAGAACTGGTTGGAAGAACAGCTGGAACGTGCTGTGGCATTTTATGCCATGGAAGTAAAACAGCGTAACTGGTATGGAATGTTTAATTACGGGGATTTTATGCATACCTATGATAAAGAACGTCATCAATGGCGGTATGATATGGGAGGATATGCTTGGGATAATACAGAGCTTGTCCCTACTTTATGGTTATGGTATGCATTTATGAGAACCGGCAGAGAGGAAATCTTTACTTTGGCAGAAAAACTGTCAAGACATGCTTCTGAGGTAGATGTATATCATTTGGGTAAGTATAAAGGTTTAGGCTCCAGACACAATGTTAGGCATTGGGGCTGCCCATGTAAAGAAGCACGCATTGCCATGGCAGCTCATCACCGTTTCTATTATTATCTCACTGGTGACAGGCGGTTTGAAGATATTTTTGAAGAATTAAAAGATAACGAGATGACCTTTCTAAATAAGGATCCTCTGGGGGATTTTTATGCGAAAGAAGAAATGGTTTATAAAAGTCATGCCAGAAGCGGTCCGGACTGGTCCTCTCTGTGTGCAAACTGGATGACCAGATGGGAACGTTTTAATGATAAGAAATACAGGGATAAGATTACTACCGGTATTGAAGATATCAAAAAAGCACCTCTTAAGCTCATATCCGGTCCGGATTTTGAATTTGATCCTGCCAGTGTCCGTCTTCGATATATCGGTGAAAATGCGGCAGGAGGAACCCATCTGCAAATCTGTATGGGTGCGCCTCAGGTCTTTATGGAGCTGGCTGATTTATTAGAAGATGAAGAATGGAAAAAGATGATAGCAGATTACGGAAGATTTTATTATCTGCCAAGGGAAGAACAGATAAAGGAATCCGGCGGAATCATTGGTAAAAGGGAATTCAGCTTGCCGTTTATGGCGGCGGCCATGGGAGCATACGGTGCAAACTATCTAAAGGATGATACTTTGGCAGAAAGAACCTGGAGAATACTGCTCCAAACTTTAATTAGTGAAGGAAATCACGACGGCTTCAAGGAACAACAAATAGAAAATAAAGGAAATCAAAAAACCTTGATTGAAATTCCATGGATTACCACTAATTTTGTAGCCCAGTGGTGTTTAAATGTAATTGTTGTCCTTGCATTTATTCGTGAAAAGCTTCCGAAAACTCTGGAAGAAGTGGATAAGTTGGTAGAAGATATGTCTGCGGAAGGGTTTAGAAAGGCATAA
- a CDS encoding tRNA dihydrouridine synthase, with translation MKYYFAPMEGPTGYIYRRLHKKHFHHIDKYFSPFIVANQKGIKNRELKDILPENNQGVVLIPQILAGHAADFIQTAKDIRDLGYQEINLNLGCPSGTVVSKGRGSGFLAKTAELDHFLEEIFTAAVTKISVKTRLGKEHPEEFYKLIEIFNKYPIEELIIHPRIQKDFYDNTPNLLIFKEGLNLSKNAVCYNGDLFTVKDCNVFSADFPEVHCLMLGRGLIANPGLIGELKSGVTLQKDVLKAFHDEIYEEYKGILFGDRNILFKMKELWNYMITIFSDYKKYGKKIRKAEKLRDYEEVVTRLFSEQEILVGAGFTKYK, from the coding sequence ATGAAATATTACTTCGCACCGATGGAAGGTCCAACTGGATATATATACAGGCGTCTTCACAAAAAGCACTTTCATCATATTGATAAATATTTTTCGCCGTTTATCGTTGCTAATCAGAAGGGAATTAAGAATCGGGAATTAAAAGATATACTGCCGGAAAATAATCAAGGGGTTGTATTAATACCTCAGATATTAGCGGGTCACGCAGCGGATTTTATTCAGACCGCAAAGGACATTCGGGATTTAGGGTATCAGGAGATAAATTTAAACCTGGGCTGCCCCTCTGGTACAGTGGTATCAAAGGGCAGAGGTTCCGGATTTTTGGCAAAGACAGCGGAACTTGACCACTTCTTAGAAGAAATTTTTACAGCTGCTGTTACCAAAATATCCGTGAAAACCAGACTTGGCAAGGAACATCCGGAGGAGTTTTACAAGCTTATAGAGATTTTTAATAAATATCCCATCGAGGAATTAATAATTCATCCCAGAATACAGAAGGATTTTTATGATAATACGCCGAATCTGCTTATCTTTAAAGAAGGTCTTAACCTTAGCAAAAATGCAGTATGCTATAATGGAGACCTGTTTACGGTAAAGGATTGTAACGTTTTTTCTGCTGACTTTCCTGAGGTTCACTGTCTTATGCTTGGTAGAGGATTGATTGCGAATCCGGGACTGATTGGAGAGCTAAAGAGTGGTGTAACACTTCAAAAAGATGTTTTAAAAGCGTTTCATGATGAGATTTATGAGGAATATAAAGGAATACTATTTGGAGACCGGAATATTTTATTTAAAATGAAGGAACTCTGGAACTATATGATAACCATATTTTCTGATTATAAAAAGTACGGGAAAAAAATTAGAAAAGCAGAGAAGCTAAGAGATTATGAGGAAGTAGTAACACGCCTTTTTTCGGAGCAGGAAATCTTGGTTGGTGCAGGTTTTACAAAATATAAGTAA
- a CDS encoding PadR family transcriptional regulator codes for MTDILLILKLLEEKDMYGYQMIEALAKKSDDAFSLKAGTLYPILHGLEKDGVVEAYDENADSARVRIYYHLTQKGKKLLQDKKQEWKVYSGAVNKILEGGISYAAT; via the coding sequence ATGACCGATATATTACTTATTCTTAAGTTACTTGAAGAAAAAGATATGTATGGCTATCAGATGATTGAAGCCCTTGCTAAAAAATCGGATGATGCTTTTTCTCTTAAGGCAGGAACACTATATCCAATCTTGCATGGTCTTGAAAAAGACGGCGTTGTGGAAGCTTACGATGAGAATGCAGACAGTGCAAGAGTAAGGATATACTACCACCTGACCCAAAAGGGAAAGAAATTGCTACAGGATAAAAAACAAGAGTGGAAGGTTTACTCTGGGGCAGTGAATAAAATATTAGAAGGAGGTATCAGCTATGCTGCCACTTGA
- a CDS encoding AEC family transporter, translated as MQKLIDLQLTMFLMMAVGIVVKKVGIIGKEGQKNITDLVIYVILPCNIIKSFMVEFSLKIMYTFGKVLMVAVLIQVLCSLVGHFMYNRIEPARKKCLQYATICSNAGFLGNPVAEGVFGTMGLTLASIYLIPQRIVMWSAGISVFTQSPDKKTLFKKVITHPCIVSCIIGILLMVTRISLPSFLNSSLQTISSCNTALSMMVIGMILADIDLKKMADGTVLYFTVIRLIFIPLVVYIPCRLLGVDAMITGVCVLLAAMPGGATTSILASKYDGDTIFATKCVVFSTLASLITTPIWSFILM; from the coding sequence ATGCAAAAATTAATTGATTTACAACTGACAATGTTTCTTATGATGGCAGTTGGAATTGTAGTGAAGAAAGTTGGAATTATTGGTAAAGAAGGTCAAAAAAATATAACAGACCTGGTCATATACGTAATACTCCCCTGTAATATCATTAAATCGTTTATGGTGGAATTCTCATTAAAAATTATGTACACATTTGGAAAAGTACTGATGGTAGCTGTTTTGATTCAGGTTTTATGTTCTCTTGTCGGACATTTTATGTATAACCGAATTGAACCGGCAAGAAAAAAATGTTTACAGTATGCAACTATCTGCTCCAATGCCGGTTTTCTGGGGAATCCGGTTGCGGAAGGAGTCTTTGGAACGATGGGATTAACTCTGGCATCCATTTATTTGATTCCCCAACGTATAGTTATGTGGTCAGCAGGAATATCCGTATTCACCCAATCACCAGATAAGAAGACCTTATTTAAAAAAGTAATAACGCACCCTTGTATTGTATCCTGTATCATAGGAATTCTCTTAATGGTGACACGGATTTCTCTGCCCAGTTTCTTAAATTCTTCCTTACAGACTATAAGCAGCTGCAATACAGCCCTATCTATGATGGTTATAGGTATGATACTTGCGGATATTGATTTAAAGAAAATGGCGGACGGAACCGTACTTTATTTTACGGTTATCCGTCTGATATTTATACCTCTTGTTGTGTATATACCTTGCAGACTGCTGGGAGTAGATGCAATGATTACCGGAGTATGTGTATTACTGGCGGCAATGCCTGGCGGAGCTACTACAAGTATTCTTGCATCTAAGTATGATGGTGATACGATATTTGCAACAAAATGTGTTGTATTCTCAACATTGGCCTCTTTAATTACAACTCCGATTTGGAGCTTTATATTGATGTAA
- a CDS encoding biotin transporter BioY, whose protein sequence is MKTKDITLIGLMTAILCILGPLTIPLPFSVVPISFTNLVLYITVFLLGWKKGTISYLIYLLIGFVGVPVFSGFSGGPGKVLGPTGGYLLGFLFLAIISGIFNEQFRGKIYMYALGMTVGLFVTYTLGTAWLAYQLDLSFMAGLFSGVIPYIPGDLMKIAAALLLGPLLHKRIARL, encoded by the coding sequence ATGAAAACAAAAGATATTACTTTAATTGGTTTAATGACCGCTATACTCTGTATCCTTGGCCCCCTAACGATTCCACTTCCCTTTAGTGTTGTACCGATATCTTTTACAAATCTTGTTCTCTACATAACCGTATTTTTATTAGGTTGGAAAAAAGGTACTATCAGTTATTTGATTTATTTACTAATCGGCTTTGTGGGCGTTCCTGTATTTTCCGGTTTTAGCGGAGGTCCCGGCAAAGTACTCGGACCAACCGGAGGATACTTGCTTGGCTTCTTGTTTTTAGCCATCATAAGCGGCATCTTCAATGAACAATTCCGGGGTAAAATATATATGTACGCTCTGGGAATGACTGTCGGTCTTTTCGTAACCTACACGCTTGGAACTGCCTGGCTGGCTTATCAGTTGGATTTGTCTTTTATGGCAGGCTTGTTTAGTGGTGTAATCCCCTATATTCCGGGCGATCTTATGAAAATAGCCGCCGCACTCCTGTTAGGACCTCTGCTGCATAAAAGAATTGCAAGGCTGTAA
- the bioB gene encoding biotin synthase BioB produces the protein MLKLAESIRNGYRIKREDDTSPFITADLEILCKGADRIREHYHGNKVDLCSIINGRSGRCSEDCKFCAQSKKYKTGITEYGFLDEDRILADCKTHEAEGVHRYSIVTAGKALTGAAFDKALSAYRRIKEECNIDLCASHGLLEKEAYIALKEAGVTRYHENIETSRRYFPTICTTHTYEDKIQGIRLAGEAGLFVCSGGIIGMGETWEDRIDMAVSLSELHVKSIPINALMPIKGTPFEEVPCLEEADILRTIALFRYINPEADIRLAAGRSLMDNSGEKAFHSGANATITGNMLTTSGNNIKQDIELLRTLGFEV, from the coding sequence ATGCTAAAATTAGCAGAAAGCATACGCAATGGTTATCGTATAAAGCGAGAGGACGATACCTCTCCTTTTATAACGGCTGATTTAGAAATACTTTGCAAAGGAGCTGACCGGATACGGGAACATTATCACGGTAATAAGGTAGACTTATGCTCAATAATCAACGGCCGTAGCGGCAGATGCAGTGAAGACTGCAAGTTTTGTGCCCAATCCAAGAAGTATAAGACTGGGATAACAGAATATGGATTCCTGGATGAAGACAGGATACTTGCAGATTGTAAAACGCATGAGGCAGAAGGAGTTCACAGATATTCCATTGTAACAGCAGGAAAAGCTCTGACCGGAGCGGCTTTTGACAAGGCCCTCTCCGCCTATAGAAGAATAAAGGAAGAATGTAATATTGACCTCTGTGCTTCTCATGGCCTGTTGGAAAAAGAGGCTTATATCGCTTTAAAGGAAGCCGGAGTTACCAGATATCACGAAAATATTGAGACTTCCAGGCGATACTTTCCTACTATTTGCACTACCCATACATATGAGGATAAAATCCAGGGTATACGTCTGGCTGGTGAAGCCGGTCTTTTCGTTTGCTCCGGTGGAATTATCGGGATGGGGGAGACCTGGGAAGACCGGATAGATATGGCTGTCAGCCTTTCCGAGTTACATGTCAAATCAATACCCATTAATGCCCTTATGCCTATAAAGGGAACTCCTTTTGAAGAAGTCCCTTGCTTAGAAGAAGCCGACATCCTGAGAACTATAGCACTTTTCCGTTATATTAATCCAGAAGCGGATATCCGTCTTGCTGCCGGACGCTCCTTGATGGATAATTCAGGCGAAAAAGCCTTTCATTCGGGTGCTAATGCAACGATTACCGGCAATATGCTGACTACCTCCGGAAACAATATTAAGCAAGATATTGAACTGCTGCGGACACTTGGCTTTGAAGTATAA
- a CDS encoding biotin--[acetyl-CoA-carboxylase] ligase, whose product MSAKQYILSILEENKGKSVSGAKLAKELSVSRNAIWKAVKNLQADGYAIEAVPNKGYCLSENNDILSGESIMPYLTVDSNALSITVQNLVTSTNTVLKEWAVHGAPEGTILIAEEQTQGRGRMGRPFYSPAKTGIYMSILLRPALGLDDSVLLTTSAAVAVSNAIEEVTGCQTKIKWVNDIYIKDKKVCGILTEGSVCLEGGGLEYCIVGIGINVSRPEGDFPGKLRHTADGIFSNSKDSIGLRSRLAATIINNFWAYYKNPFHDNILTEYRNRSFIIGKEIEILSGDTLQQATAVDIDTRARLVVRYQDGTQKILTSGDVSIKYTP is encoded by the coding sequence ATGAGTGCCAAACAATATATCCTATCCATATTAGAAGAAAATAAGGGAAAAAGTGTATCCGGTGCTAAGTTAGCCAAGGAACTTTCTGTCAGCAGAAATGCCATATGGAAAGCTGTAAAGAACTTACAGGCAGATGGCTATGCCATTGAAGCTGTTCCCAATAAAGGCTATTGCCTGTCAGAGAACAATGATATTCTTTCTGGTGAAAGCATAATGCCTTATCTTACAGTAGACAGTAATGCTTTATCTATTACAGTCCAAAACTTAGTCACCTCCACAAATACAGTATTAAAAGAGTGGGCTGTGCATGGCGCACCGGAAGGTACCATATTAATTGCAGAAGAACAGACCCAGGGGCGAGGGCGTATGGGCAGGCCGTTTTACTCTCCTGCTAAAACCGGCATTTACATGAGTATATTGCTTCGTCCTGCTTTAGGACTTGATGATTCGGTTCTCCTTACTACTTCCGCAGCAGTAGCAGTCTCTAATGCCATTGAAGAAGTGACCGGCTGCCAAACTAAAATTAAATGGGTGAATGACATTTATATAAAGGATAAGAAGGTGTGCGGAATTCTCACAGAAGGCAGTGTTTGCCTGGAAGGCGGCGGGCTAGAGTATTGTATTGTGGGGATTGGAATTAATGTTTCCAGACCGGAAGGAGATTTCCCGGGCAAACTAAGGCACACCGCCGATGGTATTTTTTCTAATTCCAAGGATTCTATAGGACTTAGAAGCCGATTGGCCGCTACTATTATAAATAACTTCTGGGCATATTATAAGAATCCATTTCATGACAATATTCTCACAGAATATCGAAACCGTTCCTTTATCATTGGTAAAGAAATTGAGATACTGTCAGGTGATACCTTGCAGCAGGCCACTGCTGTGGACATTGACACGCGTGCAAGGCTGGTGGTGAGATATCAAGACGGTACCCAAAAAATCTTAACCTCTGGAGATGTAAGTATTAAATATACTCCTTAG
- the udk gene encoding uridine kinase — MKNIVVIGVSGGSASGKTTVVNRLKDICKDRVELISHDYYYKPFQELSPEERTKINYDHPSAFDTELLINDLKRLKQGVSIDRPVYSYIENTRLEETVRVNPAKVIIVDGFMIYENEELRNLMDIKVFVDTDADERLIRRILRDVNERGRTLTSVIEQYSLTVKPMHDLFVEPYKTYADIIIPRGGLNDIAIDMLAHRIEAISKED; from the coding sequence ATGAAGAACATAGTGGTTATTGGGGTTTCCGGAGGTTCTGCATCTGGTAAAACGACCGTTGTCAATCGTTTGAAAGATATCTGCAAGGATAGGGTGGAATTAATCAGTCATGATTATTATTATAAACCCTTTCAGGAACTGTCACCGGAAGAACGGACAAAGATTAATTACGACCATCCCAGTGCCTTTGATACAGAATTGTTAATTAATGACTTAAAGAGATTAAAGCAGGGCGTTTCTATTGACAGGCCGGTATATTCCTATATCGAAAATACCCGTTTAGAGGAAACGGTAAGAGTTAATCCGGCAAAGGTCATTATAGTTGACGGTTTCATGATTTATGAGAATGAGGAACTTAGAAATCTTATGGACATTAAAGTCTTTGTGGATACCGATGCGGATGAAAGACTAATTCGCCGTATATTAAGAGATGTTAATGAACGGGGAAGAACTCTTACTTCTGTTATAGAACAGTACAGTTTAACAGTAAAGCCGATGCATGATCTTTTTGTAGAGCCATATAAGACTTATGCAGATATTATTATACCAAGAGGCGGTTTAAATGATATTGCCATTGATATGCTGGCACACAGAATTGAAGCCATATCAAAGGAAGACTAA